The Vespa velutina chromosome 4, iVesVel2.1, whole genome shotgun sequence genome has a window encoding:
- the LOC124948749 gene encoding ras-related protein Rab-5C isoform X2 — MANRGTAQRPNGSTQGKICQFKLVLLGESAVGKSSLVLRFVKGQFHEYQESTIGAAFLTQTVCLDDTTVKFEIWDTAGQERYHSLAPMYYRGAQAAIVVYDITNQDTFVRAQTWVKELQRQASPSIVIALAGNKADLTNKRVVEYDEAQAYADENGLLFMETSAKTAMNVNDIFLAIAKKLPKNEQSGSASTSGQGRRLVESEGQKAATGNCCK; from the exons ATGGCTAATCGAGGTACTGCTCAAAGGCCAAATGGTTCAACACAGGGAAAAATATGTCAGTTCAAACTCGTGTTACTAGGAGAATCTGCAGTTGGAAAATCAAGTTTGGTTCTTAGGTTTGTTAAAGGACAGTTCCATGAATATCAGGAAAGCACGATAGGAG CTGCATTTTTAACGCAAACTGTATGTTTGGATGACACGACTGTAAAGTTTGAGATATGGGACACAGCAGGTCAAGAACGTTATCACAGTCTTGCACCAATGTATTATCGAGGTGCTCAGGCAGCAATTGTTGTATATGATATTACAAATCAG gacACATTTGTGCGTGCACAAACGTGGGTAAAAGAATTGCAACGGCAAGCCAGTCCAAGTATAGTTATAGCATTAGCAGGCAATAAAGCAGATCTCACAAACAAAAGAGTCGTTGAATATGATGAAGCTCAAGCATATGCTGATGAAAATGGTCTTTTATTTATGGAAACATCAGCCAAAACAGCAATGAAtgttaatgatatatttttagcAATTG CTAAAAAGCTTCCGAAAAATGAGCAGTCAGGAAGTGCAAGTACAAGTGGGCAAGGCCGTCGGCTCGTTGAATCAGAAGGGCAAAAAGCAGCAACCGGCAATTGCTGCAAGTGA
- the LOC124948751 gene encoding eukaryotic translation initiation factor 4E-binding protein, whose product MSASPIARQATQSQSIPSKRIVIDDPKQLPADYSSTPGGTLYSTTPGGTRIVYERAFLMNLRDSPISRTPPRSIPSIPVDLLKVTPAIVTPAKISAAKDTLMIEESPEQFEMDM is encoded by the exons atgtCAGCATCTCCAATCGCAAGACAGGCTACCCAAAGTCAAAGTATACCCTCGAAAAGGATTGTTATCGACGATCCTAAGCAATTACCAGCAGACTACTCTTCCACTCCAGGGGGTACACTTTATTCGACAACTCCAGGAG GTACTCGTATCGTTTATGAACGTGCATTTTTGATGAATTTACGAGACTCGCCAATATCACGTACTCCACCACGAAGTATACCATCCATACCTGTGGATCTTTTGAAGGTTACACCAGCTATTGTGACACCTGCCAAGATATCCGCTGCTAAAG ACACTTTGATGATTGAAGAATCTCCAGAACAATTTGAGATGGATATGTAA
- the LOC124948749 gene encoding ras-related protein Rab-5B isoform X1 has translation MTEIMANRGTAQRPNGSTQGKICQFKLVLLGESAVGKSSLVLRFVKGQFHEYQESTIGAAFLTQTVCLDDTTVKFEIWDTAGQERYHSLAPMYYRGAQAAIVVYDITNQDTFVRAQTWVKELQRQASPSIVIALAGNKADLTNKRVVEYDEAQAYADENGLLFMETSAKTAMNVNDIFLAIAKKLPKNEQSGSASTSGQGRRLVESEGQKAATGNCCK, from the exons ATGACA gAGATCATGGCTAATCGAGGTACTGCTCAAAGGCCAAATGGTTCAACACAGGGAAAAATATGTCAGTTCAAACTCGTGTTACTAGGAGAATCTGCAGTTGGAAAATCAAGTTTGGTTCTTAGGTTTGTTAAAGGACAGTTCCATGAATATCAGGAAAGCACGATAGGAG CTGCATTTTTAACGCAAACTGTATGTTTGGATGACACGACTGTAAAGTTTGAGATATGGGACACAGCAGGTCAAGAACGTTATCACAGTCTTGCACCAATGTATTATCGAGGTGCTCAGGCAGCAATTGTTGTATATGATATTACAAATCAG gacACATTTGTGCGTGCACAAACGTGGGTAAAAGAATTGCAACGGCAAGCCAGTCCAAGTATAGTTATAGCATTAGCAGGCAATAAAGCAGATCTCACAAACAAAAGAGTCGTTGAATATGATGAAGCTCAAGCATATGCTGATGAAAATGGTCTTTTATTTATGGAAACATCAGCCAAAACAGCAATGAAtgttaatgatatatttttagcAATTG CTAAAAAGCTTCCGAAAAATGAGCAGTCAGGAAGTGCAAGTACAAGTGGGCAAGGCCGTCGGCTCGTTGAATCAGAAGGGCAAAAAGCAGCAACCGGCAATTGCTGCAAGTGA